The Ipomoea triloba cultivar NCNSP0323 chromosome 14, ASM357664v1 region tttataaatatcatgtaaTCTTTTTTTTCAACGAGGTTTTTtcccacgtggttttcctaatgaagtttttaacgaggcatgcatatattaattaaacgatccatatatatactattttcttgtctaggtttttcccataTGATTTTCCTAGCAAAGGTTTTAACGAAGCAAGATCGTggacaaataatgtccaagggagGGTGTATGTTATAAATAATCTATTTAGTGTGGCCATTATTGTGTAACCGTTGTAGCGGTCATCATAATTAGTATTGTCATTAttacttatattatatatatggttcCCCTCTTGTAAACTGATGATGGATGAATAAGAATTTTTTCCCCTTTCCTGGTCTCTATTCTCTCTATTAGCTTATCTTATACATAATCCTGCAATTCACTATTCACCGTCACCGATTAGAAGTATAGGCCAACGGGCACAAAAAACCTATTCAaacatttattaaatattagcCTTTTTCAAACAAGACACATCAAATTGAACgaaaagaataataattaaatgttgaatGTTAATCATAGTTGtgatattaaaattaaacattacaggtcattaaatgattatcttattatttattggatTTGTCACCATACTGAATCCTAAGctaccatttttttttgtcattcaaTGAATGATTCCCCGACAActacaccatttttttttttaatctttccaACAACAAGCTTTGATGTTAtctttgaattaaaatattgaattaaaaaaatagcattGCATTATAGAGGGTGTCtaccattattattgaattcCTGTTGATATTAGTTCCAGTTGCTTCTTCTGTGAAAGCTTACACACAATCGAAGTAACTAACAAAAAATTGCAATATTGAATTTCACCCAGTGAAGTTCCTGTTGATATTAGTTCCACTTGCATCTTCAATTCTGTGAAACCTTACCCAcaataatcaatcaatcaaaaaaGTTGCAAACAGATCTAGAGATCCAAGGATGGCTTGTGTAGCTGTAGCTTCTCTTCTCAGAACAATAGAGCTTGAGTTCTTGCAGTATAAGCCTCGTCCAGTTGTTCTAGACAATGATCTTATCTCTCCCAACAAAGACTTGATCCAATCTTTCCACCAAGAGCTTGGATCTCTCATAAGTCAGCTCGATGAGGAAAGAATCAATATGGATGGTGTTGAAGCAGTTAAACCCTTGGAAACCAAGCTCAGGGATTTAGCGTTCAGAGTGGAAGATGAAATCGAACTCCTAGTAGCACATctttatgatgatgatgaggaggatATTGAAGATGAATATTTAGTCCGAGTAGCAGATCTCTTTGTGGAAGAGGAAGACGAACTCGATTTGTACGTGGAAAAACCACAGCCGGATAGATATGCGGAGAAACTTGGTCAAGTTTTTCAAAGTGCAATGGAAGAAATAGAAGCCATCAAGGAAGcgttgaagaaaatcaagaataGGGACGAGGCAGAAGGAAGAAAGACAGGCAATGATGTTCTACAAAGGTCTCAACTTCTTTCCTCCCACCATGCTTCACACTCCAAGGAAAAAATGGTCGGGAAAAAAGACGAGTTTGAGATAATCAAGAAGCTGCTAACTGAACTTGGATCTaaggaaaaaaaagttgtatcaaTTATAGGTATGGGAGGAATCGGTAAGACAACTTTGGCTAAACAAATCTACGAAGATCCATCAATTTTTCTCCACTTTGATGTGCGAGCGTGGGTTGTTGTGTCACAGCTTCACAACAAGAGGCAAATGCTTGTAAGTCTTCTTAATTCAATTTCCAAACAAGACAACATAGAAAACTCCACTAATGATGATCTTGCTTTAAAACTTTACCAAAGTTTAAGGCATCAAAGGTACATGATTGTGGTTGATGATGTTTGGAGTGGTGACGCATGGGATGATGTTAGCAATTGCTTTCCTGATGATGGAAATGGGAGTCGAGTATTGTTAACAACTCGCCTCGCAGaggtggcaaattatactagcTCCGACAATGACTTTTCTCATCATATGCAATTATTGGATCAAACTGATAGTTGGAATTTATTTTGTGAAAATGCAAGTAAATCTCGTGATGCTAAATTTGAGATAATTGGGAGGCCAATTGTTGAAAAATGCAAAGGATTGCCTCTAGCAATATTTGTAGTTGCCGGACTGTTCTCCAAACTCAACACACTAAATGAGTGGGAGAATATTGCAAAAGCTCTAGAGTCTTCTACAACAACAACTATTGCTGCAACATGTTCAAAAGTACTCTCACTAAGCTACAATCACTTGCCTCACCACTTAAAGGCATGCTTTTTATATTTAGGGATTTTTCCAGAAGATTATGAGATCAATGCTAATGAGCTTTCAAGGTTATGGTCTGCGGAAGGACTTGCAAAGGCATCCGAGAATGAAAACTTTGATGTAGTGGCTGAAAGGTACATACAAGAACTTATGGATCGAAACCTAATTCTTGTGAGCAAGTGGAGTTGTTgtggaagaaaaattaaagtgtttggagTGCATGATTTATTGCATGCGTTTTGTGTGAAAGAAGCTGAAAAGGAGAACCTTTTACATGTTGTACGAGAAAATGGTTCAGATTTTCGACAAAGATGCTTCCGTTGGGTAAGCATACAATCATCAAATTTTGATGTGACTACACTATCTTATTCATCAAGAAGCTGTCGGTCCATCTTCTGTTTTTCCAAAGAATACATAAGCTTAAACTTGGAACAGTTCAAGCTATTGAGAGTATTCTTCTTTATTGACGAGTTGATGTACAAAAATACTGTGGATCTCATCCATTTGAGATGTTTACCTCCCATGCCTAGTTATCAATATATTCTGAAACTGTTCAAGGCTTGGAATCTTCAAACACTATATACTTGTAAAGATGATAGGAACTATTTGGAGTTTCCACAACTGCAATATTTTCGTTGTGTATTTCTTACAGGAAATCCTCCCAAATTTGTTCATCAAAACTTGCAGAGTCTTTCTTGTTTGGATCCTAAAcattgcacaaaagaattctttACACATGTTCCAAACTTAAAGAAGATACGGATTATCGGTGAAATAAGAGAGTTCAATGATTGTATCGAGAACCTTGTTAGTTTACAGCAGCTGGAGAGACTGAATATTAGTGCTTATCAATGGCAATATCCTAGTCCAAACGGGATCCAGATTAACAGTCATATTGTTTTCTTGAAAAGGCTTAAGAGGTTAACATTCGAAGGAAATTGTTTTGAGTGGAATAA contains the following coding sequences:
- the LOC116004793 gene encoding disease resistance protein RPP13-like, whose product is MACVAVASLLRTIELEFLQYKPRPVVLDNDLISPNKDLIQSFHQELGSLISQLDEERINMDGVEAVKPLETKLRDLAFRVEDEIELLVAHLYDDDEEDIEDEYLVRVADLFVEEEDELDLYVEKPQPDRYAEKLGQVFQSAMEEIEAIKEALKKIKNRDEAEGRKTGNDVLQRSQLLSSHHASHSKEKMVGKKDEFEIIKKLLTELGSKEKKVVSIIGMGGIGKTTLAKQIYEDPSIFLHFDVRAWVVVSQLHNKRQMLVSLLNSISKQDNIENSTNDDLALKLYQSLRHQRYMIVVDDVWSGDAWDDVSNCFPDDGNGSRVLLTTRLAEVANYTSSDNDFSHHMQLLDQTDSWNLFCENASKSRDAKFEIIGRPIVEKCKGLPLAIFVVAGLFSKLNTLNEWENIAKALESSTTTTIAATCSKVLSLSYNHLPHHLKACFLYLGIFPEDYEINANELSRLWSAEGLAKASENENFDVVAERYIQELMDRNLILVSKWSCCGRKIKVFGVHDLLHAFCVKEAEKENLLHVVRENGSDFRQRCFRWVSIQSSNFDVTTLSYSSRSCRSIFCFSKEYISLNLEQFKLLRVFFFIDELMKSSQICSSKLAESFLFGS